In one Streptomyces sp. NBC_01241 genomic region, the following are encoded:
- a CDS encoding TetR family transcriptional regulator, producing MLIEAAQQEIFDRGYHGASLRGIARRAGVDPSLVRHYFGSKEKLLLQAVQVRVDPKEFAAEILRGAPGGVGRRIVKFMLGFWEDPGSAKSLVRLSATLNSVEIADLTKDAFVGPFFGTVAQAVSPDRPELRASLAASQMFSLAFSRYLLNEPALAAASHQELIRVVGRNIQRYLTEPLPESVLREEGAAEVA from the coding sequence GTGCTCATCGAGGCGGCGCAGCAGGAGATCTTCGACCGGGGCTACCACGGCGCCAGCCTGCGCGGCATCGCGCGGCGCGCGGGAGTCGACCCGAGCCTGGTGCGTCACTATTTCGGTTCCAAGGAGAAACTGCTCCTGCAAGCCGTCCAGGTCCGCGTCGATCCGAAAGAGTTCGCCGCCGAGATCCTGCGTGGCGCTCCCGGCGGGGTCGGCCGCCGGATCGTGAAGTTCATGCTGGGGTTCTGGGAAGACCCGGGCTCGGCGAAGTCCCTGGTCCGCCTGTCGGCGACGCTCAACAGTGTCGAGATCGCGGACCTCACCAAGGACGCCTTCGTCGGCCCGTTCTTCGGCACCGTCGCCCAGGCGGTCAGCCCCGACCGGCCCGAACTGCGGGCGTCGCTCGCCGCGTCGCAGATGTTCTCGTTGGCCTTCAGCCGGTATCTGCTGAACGAGCCCGCCCTTGCGGCGGCAAGCCACCAGGAGTTGATCCGCGTCGTCGGACGCAACATCCAGCGCTACCTCACGGAGCCACTGCCCGAGTCCGTCCTGCGGGAAGAGGGCGCCGCGGAGGTGGCCTAG
- a CDS encoding 2-oxoacid:ferredoxin oxidoreductase subunit beta, translating to MPEPLLNLVPKAEAEQSMKDFKSDQEVRWCPGCGDYAVLAAVQGFMPELGLAKENIVFVSGIGCSSRFPYYMNTYGMHSIHGRAPAIATGLASSRRDLSVWVVTGDGDALSIGGNHLIHALRRNVNLKILLFNNRIYGLTKGQYSPTSEIGKITKSTPMGSLDAPFNPVSLALGAEASFVARTIDSDRKHLTSVLRAAADHPGTALVEIYQNCNIFNDGAFDALKDKDQAQNAVIRLEHGQPIRFGTDNTNGVVRDPAADGLKVVTVIPENQAHVLIHDAHATSPTTAFALSRLADPDTLHQTPIGVFRSVQRPVYDTLMADQLDTAIEQNGKGDLGQLLTGKDTWTVTG from the coding sequence ATGCCTGAGCCGCTCCTGAACCTGGTGCCCAAGGCCGAAGCCGAACAGTCCATGAAGGACTTCAAGTCCGACCAGGAAGTGCGCTGGTGCCCCGGCTGCGGCGACTACGCCGTCCTCGCCGCCGTCCAGGGCTTCATGCCCGAACTCGGCCTGGCCAAAGAGAACATCGTCTTCGTCTCCGGCATCGGCTGCTCCTCCCGCTTCCCGTACTACATGAACACCTACGGGATGCACTCCATCCACGGCCGCGCCCCCGCGATCGCCACCGGACTCGCCAGCTCCCGCCGCGACCTGTCCGTCTGGGTCGTCACCGGCGACGGCGACGCCCTGTCCATCGGCGGCAACCACCTCATCCACGCCCTGCGCCGCAATGTGAACCTCAAGATCCTCCTCTTCAACAACCGGATCTACGGGCTCACCAAGGGCCAGTACTCCCCCACCTCCGAAATCGGCAAGATCACCAAATCGACGCCGATGGGCTCCCTCGACGCCCCGTTCAACCCGGTCTCCCTGGCCCTCGGCGCCGAGGCGTCGTTCGTCGCCCGCACCATCGACTCCGACCGCAAACACCTCACCAGTGTCCTGCGCGCCGCGGCCGACCACCCCGGCACGGCGCTGGTGGAGATCTACCAGAACTGCAACATCTTCAACGACGGCGCCTTCGACGCCCTCAAGGACAAGGACCAGGCACAGAACGCCGTCATCCGCCTCGAGCACGGACAGCCCATCCGCTTCGGCACCGACAACACCAACGGAGTCGTCCGGGACCCGGCCGCCGACGGCCTGAAGGTCGTCACCGTCATCCCCGAGAACCAGGCCCACGTCCTGATCCACGACGCGCACGCCACCTCCCCGACAACCGCGTTCGCGCTCTCCCGCCTCGCCGACCCCGACACGCTCCACCAGACCCCCATCGGCGTCTTCCGCTCCGTGCAGCGGCCCGTCTACGACACCCTCATGGCCGACCAGCTCGACACCGCCATCGAACAGAATGGCAAGGGCGACCTGGGACAGCTCCTCACCGGCAAGGACACCTGGACCGTTACCGGCTAG
- a CDS encoding TIGR03086 family metal-binding protein — protein MTEDKVLEQFDQAAAALENVVAGVKPLPFDAPTPCSEWSVRQLINHVVGGNRMFTGLVTGSGPAPEQEPGDDPLEALKSSRATLREAFSADGVMDKVFQTPMGERPAPRLVTTRIVEMSLHGWDLAKATGQSIDLPQDVVDTCFNQLRAMLPAERQGLPFGNEQPAAKGAASVDRLAAFAGRVIV, from the coding sequence ATGACAGAAGACAAGGTTCTTGAACAGTTCGACCAGGCAGCGGCGGCCCTGGAGAACGTGGTCGCCGGCGTGAAGCCTCTTCCCTTCGATGCCCCGACGCCGTGCAGCGAGTGGTCGGTTCGACAGTTGATCAACCACGTCGTCGGCGGAAACCGCATGTTCACCGGTTTGGTCACCGGCAGCGGACCGGCCCCGGAGCAGGAGCCGGGCGACGATCCACTGGAGGCGCTCAAGAGTTCCCGCGCCACGCTGCGCGAGGCGTTCTCGGCCGACGGCGTGATGGACAAGGTCTTCCAGACTCCGATGGGTGAGCGCCCCGCCCCCCGCCTCGTCACCACGCGCATTGTCGAAATGAGCCTTCACGGCTGGGACCTGGCCAAGGCCACGGGGCAGTCCATCGACCTGCCGCAGGACGTTGTCGACACCTGCTTCAACCAGCTTCGCGCCATGCTGCCGGCCGAACGTCAGGGACTGCCGTTCGGGAACGAGCAGCCTGCCGCAAAGGGCGCGGCCTCTGTTGACCGGCTCGCGGCGTTCGCGGGTCGAGTCATCGTGTAA
- a CDS encoding TetR family transcriptional regulator — translation MEQEARHPSHKKRSGRRTGPTSSHDLILETARSAFSKRGFEGTTMRAVADAANVDSALIHHFFLSKEGLFMAAAHDAFTVQDLLPTVVSGDMEHVGERLARAFITHWEDPEIQPRLESLIRSARSFEGATAALLDFLGAEILLPVAAAVGHGRPELRASLVGTQLLGVAYARWVLRLEPLASLSAEELVACVADTCQSYLTDRL, via the coding sequence GTGGAGCAGGAAGCCCGGCACCCCTCCCACAAGAAGCGCAGCGGACGCCGGACGGGCCCGACAAGCAGTCACGATCTGATCCTGGAGACCGCCCGCTCGGCGTTCAGCAAGCGCGGCTTCGAGGGCACCACGATGCGAGCGGTGGCCGACGCGGCCAATGTCGACTCGGCTCTGATCCACCACTTCTTCCTGTCCAAGGAAGGGCTGTTCATGGCGGCGGCCCACGACGCCTTCACCGTGCAGGACCTTCTCCCGACGGTCGTCTCGGGCGACATGGAGCACGTGGGTGAGCGCCTGGCCCGCGCGTTCATCACGCATTGGGAGGATCCCGAGATCCAGCCCCGGCTGGAAAGCCTGATCCGCTCCGCGAGATCGTTCGAGGGCGCGACCGCCGCCCTGCTCGACTTCCTCGGCGCCGAGATCCTCCTGCCGGTCGCGGCCGCTGTCGGGCACGGCAGGCCCGAGCTGAGGGCCTCGCTCGTCGGCACCCAACTGCTCGGCGTGGCCTACGCGAGGTGGGTGCTGAGACTCGAACCGCTCGCGTCCTTGAGCGCCGAAGAGTTGGTCGCCTGCGTGGCGGACACGTGCCAGAGCTATCTCACTGATCGCCTCTGA
- a CDS encoding 2-oxoacid:acceptor oxidoreductase subunit alpha, which produces MTNTTDRPLPGRHKPVARLDRVIIRFAGDSGDGMQLTGDRFTSETASFGNDLSTLPNFPAEIRAPAGTLPGVSSFQLHFADHDILTPGDAPNVLVAMNPAALKANIGDVPRGGEIIVNTDEFTKRPMAKVGYATSPLEDGSLEAYSVHPVPLTTLTIEALKEFGLSRKEAERSKNMFALGLLSWMYHRPTEGTEAFLRAKFAKKPQIAEANVAAFRAGWNFGETTEDFAVSYEVAPASQAFPAGTYRNISGNLALSYGLIAASRQADLPLYLGSYPITPASDILHELSRHKNFGVRTFQAEDEIAGIGAALGAAFGGSLAVTTTSGPGVALKSETIGLAVSLELPLIVIDIQRGGPSTGLPTKTEQADLLQAMYGRNGEAPVPIVAPRTPADCFDAALDAARIALTYRTPVFLLSDGYLANGSEPWKIPDVDDLPDLRVRFATGPNHELADGTEVFWPYKRDPQTLARPWAVPGTPGLEHRIGGIEKQDGSGNISYDPANHDFMVRTRQAKTDGIEVPDIQVDDPDQASTLVLGWGSTYGPITAAVRRIRRNGLPIAQAHLRHISPFPKNLGEELKRYEKVVIPEMNLGQLATLIRATYLVDAESRTQVNGMPFKAEQLAAVLKEAIDA; this is translated from the coding sequence CTGACCAACACCACTGACCGGCCGCTGCCGGGTCGTCACAAACCCGTGGCCCGACTCGATCGGGTGATCATTCGCTTCGCCGGTGACTCCGGTGACGGTATGCAGCTCACAGGTGACCGGTTCACTTCGGAGACCGCGTCGTTCGGGAACGATCTCTCCACGCTGCCGAACTTCCCGGCCGAGATCCGCGCCCCCGCAGGCACCCTGCCGGGTGTCTCGTCGTTCCAGCTGCATTTCGCCGACCACGACATCCTGACCCCGGGCGACGCCCCGAACGTGCTGGTCGCGATGAACCCGGCCGCCTTGAAGGCGAACATCGGCGATGTGCCGCGCGGCGGTGAAATCATCGTGAACACCGATGAGTTCACCAAGCGCCCGATGGCGAAGGTCGGCTATGCGACCAGTCCGCTGGAGGACGGGTCGCTGGAGGCCTACAGCGTTCATCCGGTGCCGCTGACGACGCTGACGATCGAGGCACTGAAGGAGTTCGGGCTCTCGCGCAAGGAGGCCGAGCGTTCGAAGAACATGTTCGCGCTGGGGCTCCTGTCCTGGATGTATCACCGGCCGACGGAGGGGACCGAGGCGTTCCTGCGGGCGAAGTTCGCGAAGAAGCCGCAGATCGCGGAGGCGAACGTGGCCGCGTTCAGGGCGGGGTGGAATTTCGGGGAGACGACGGAGGACTTCGCCGTCAGCTACGAGGTGGCACCCGCCTCGCAGGCCTTCCCCGCGGGCACGTACCGCAACATCTCGGGGAATCTGGCCCTGTCCTACGGGCTGATCGCCGCATCCCGGCAGGCGGACCTGCCGCTCTACCTGGGGTCGTATCCGATCACCCCGGCTTCGGACATTCTGCATGAGCTGAGCCGGCACAAGAACTTCGGTGTGCGTACGTTCCAGGCCGAGGACGAGATCGCGGGGATCGGGGCGGCGCTGGGGGCCGCGTTCGGCGGGTCGCTCGCGGTGACGACGACGTCCGGGCCCGGGGTGGCGCTGAAGTCGGAGACGATCGGGCTGGCGGTCTCCCTCGAACTGCCGCTGATCGTCATCGACATCCAGCGTGGCGGCCCGTCCACGGGCCTGCCGACCAAGACCGAGCAGGCCGACCTCCTCCAGGCGATGTACGGGCGCAACGGTGAGGCGCCGGTCCCGATCGTGGCGCCCAGGACCCCGGCGGACTGCTTCGACGCCGCACTCGACGCCGCCCGGATCGCCCTCACGTACCGCACCCCGGTCTTCCTCCTCTCCGACGGGTATCTCGCGAACGGGTCCGAGCCCTGGAAGATCCCCGACGTCGATGACCTCCCGGATCTGCGGGTCCGGTTCGCGACCGGTCCGAACCATGAACTGGCCGACGGCACCGAGGTGTTCTGGCCCTACAAGCGCGACCCGCAGACCCTCGCCCGGCCGTGGGCCGTGCCCGGCACCCCGGGTCTCGAACACCGTATCGGCGGGATCGAGAAGCAGGACGGCAGCGGCAACATCTCCTACGACCCCGCCAACCACGACTTCATGGTCCGCACCCGCCAGGCCAAGACCGACGGCATCGAGGTCCCCGACATCCAGGTCGACGACCCCGACCAGGCGAGCACCCTGGTGCTGGGCTGGGGCTCCACCTACGGGCCGATCACCGCGGCTGTGCGCCGCATCCGCCGCAACGGCCTGCCGATCGCCCAGGCACACCTGCGCCACATCAGCCCCTTCCCGAAGAACCTCGGGGAGGAGTTGAAGCGGTACGAGAAGGTGGTGATCCCGGAGATGAACCTCGGGCAGCTCGCCACCCTGATCCGCGCGACGTACCTGGTCGACGCGGAGTCCCGCACCCAGGTCAACGGCATGCCGTTCAAGGCCGAGCAGCTCGCCGCCGTCCTCAAGGAGGCCATCGATGCCTGA
- a CDS encoding phosphopantetheine-binding protein: MTTAPLTESKVLLAITGYVSRTFLEETEGSTELTAATPLLQLGILNSRNTGQLLAYIYEEFGVTVPPTRITGNHFADLDSISAMVVELHAG; the protein is encoded by the coding sequence GTGACAACCGCCCCTCTGACCGAAAGTAAGGTCCTCCTTGCGATCACGGGATACGTGAGCCGGACGTTTCTGGAGGAGACCGAAGGCAGTACTGAGCTGACTGCGGCCACGCCGCTGCTGCAGCTGGGGATCCTCAACTCCCGGAACACCGGACAGCTCCTCGCCTACATCTACGAGGAGTTCGGCGTCACCGTGCCGCCGACCCGGATCACCGGCAACCACTTCGCGGACCTTGACAGCATCAGCGCGATGGTTGTCGAGCTCCACGCAGGGTGA
- a CDS encoding cation:proton antiporter has translation MTSQQAEMLQTTVLADVAIILAAGVVFVSVSRFLRQPTVIGEILAGIALGPSLLGLLPGDLTARVFPTEARPLLSAIAQIGLLLFMFILGWELDPRLLSKSKEAVAAVTVGSIVLPFALGIGAAAMCYGDHSIVAGKQVPFLAFALYVGVSMSVTAFPVLARILTDSGLGQTRVGVLALASAALGDIVAWCLLAVIIGLATTGSATGGFAVIIGWSAVYIIGMAVLVRPLLAKVTSRLVERGRTLHLVALVATGVFLSSCATSLIGIHAIFGAFAFGIVMPRHPRRTLEPAVQQPLQNIARFLLPVYFVVTGLSVDVRALGANDWLVLGLLLTVACVGKVVGATLPARWTGLPWRESLGVGVLMNTRGLTELIILNVGLSLDILDDRLFTIMVLVALITTGMAGPLLPSLVKKPKTDTAAPVSGTVQQETVPSGSVQ, from the coding sequence ATGACCAGCCAACAGGCGGAAATGCTGCAGACCACCGTCCTAGCGGACGTCGCCATCATTCTGGCGGCCGGAGTCGTGTTCGTGTCCGTCTCGCGGTTCCTGCGGCAGCCCACTGTCATCGGCGAGATCCTGGCGGGCATCGCCCTTGGACCGAGTCTTCTCGGACTCCTGCCCGGGGATCTCACCGCACGTGTCTTTCCGACCGAAGCGCGCCCGCTGCTGTCGGCGATCGCTCAGATCGGCTTACTCCTGTTCATGTTCATCCTCGGGTGGGAGCTCGATCCGAGGCTCTTGAGCAAGTCGAAAGAAGCCGTGGCGGCGGTGACCGTCGGCAGTATCGTCCTCCCGTTCGCCCTCGGCATCGGCGCGGCAGCCATGTGCTACGGAGATCATTCGATTGTCGCCGGCAAGCAGGTGCCGTTCCTGGCGTTCGCGCTCTATGTCGGTGTGTCCATGTCGGTGACCGCGTTCCCGGTTCTCGCCCGAATCCTCACGGACAGCGGGCTCGGGCAGACCCGGGTAGGTGTCCTGGCCCTGGCAAGCGCCGCTCTCGGGGACATCGTCGCCTGGTGTCTTCTCGCCGTCATCATCGGCCTGGCCACGACCGGCAGCGCGACGGGCGGGTTCGCCGTCATCATCGGCTGGTCGGCCGTCTACATCATCGGCATGGCCGTGCTGGTCCGGCCTCTGCTCGCGAAGGTGACCAGCCGGCTGGTAGAGCGTGGTCGCACCCTGCACCTGGTGGCGCTGGTCGCGACCGGCGTCTTCCTCTCCTCCTGCGCAACCTCGCTCATCGGCATTCATGCCATCTTCGGTGCCTTCGCCTTCGGCATCGTGATGCCCCGTCATCCCCGGCGCACGCTGGAGCCGGCCGTGCAGCAACCACTGCAGAACATCGCGCGGTTCCTGCTCCCGGTGTACTTCGTCGTCACCGGGCTCTCCGTGGACGTCCGGGCCCTGGGCGCGAACGACTGGCTGGTTCTGGGGCTGCTCCTGACGGTCGCCTGCGTCGGCAAGGTCGTCGGCGCAACCCTCCCCGCCCGCTGGACCGGACTGCCCTGGCGGGAGTCGCTGGGCGTCGGCGTACTGATGAACACCCGCGGACTGACCGAACTCATCATCCTGAACGTCGGTCTGAGTCTCGACATCCTCGACGATCGGCTCTTCACCATCATGGTTCTCGTCGCGCTCATCACGACCGGCATGGCAGGCCCCCTGCTCCCGTCGCTGGTCAAGAAGCCGAAGACCGACACGGCGGCCCCCGTCTCTGGCACCGTGCAGCAGGAGACCGTCCCGAGCGGGAGCGTCCAGTGA
- a CDS encoding alpha/beta fold hydrolase, with protein MVNGELADSAAASRVTPGPDVLVWLVHVDDEAAARRALSVLPAAEQDRLDRMLEPHRRRGICAQAALRILVAAATSAALPLPELVRGQNGKPVLQAWGSTGEESPETGLRAHTSPAGKVPALRVNLTHSGTLAAVALTTAGEVGVDVERERPLAELDGMARIALSPSEYREWHRSDESARQGLLFQSWTRKEAVLKALGTGLAGDLRSVATRLPRRAGAAVRVEGLPKEAGAIPCWTVRDLEVAAGYSGSVAVHAPRARVRQRQVSIGALLSTVGPPPAADRPAGEGGGSRLKLFCLPPAGSNAESYRLWHPRLPRGVDVVPIDLPGHGTRLREPLIDEWDALVRDLSERLVRQIDGPYAVLGHGLGALLAFEVLRALAGRAAPPELLVVVGRNGPSAPLSCTAVHEPASTCLPGLPRLGDLPHATDVARMFRPELRADLRLAERYVRRFGPRLSCPVLAVAGRQDRAADGVGMEVWRQETAGGCEAVWVDGGCSLLEGGEFMSVLNARLARLKGLIPAPSGYVRGDQ; from the coding sequence ATGGTCAACGGAGAACTGGCTGACTCCGCCGCGGCGTCGCGAGTCACGCCCGGACCCGACGTGCTCGTCTGGCTGGTCCATGTGGACGACGAGGCGGCGGCCCGTCGAGCACTGTCCGTGCTGCCGGCCGCCGAACAGGACCGGCTTGACCGGATGCTGGAACCGCATCGGCGGCGCGGTATCTGCGCGCAGGCCGCGTTACGCATCCTGGTGGCCGCCGCCACGAGCGCGGCCCTGCCACTGCCCGAACTGGTGCGCGGCCAGAACGGAAAACCCGTCCTCCAAGCATGGGGCTCTACGGGAGAGGAGTCGCCCGAGACCGGGCTCCGGGCCCACACGTCGCCCGCCGGGAAAGTACCGGCGCTGCGGGTGAACCTGACGCACTCGGGCACCCTGGCGGCGGTCGCCCTCACCACCGCCGGCGAGGTCGGGGTGGACGTCGAGAGGGAACGCCCGCTCGCCGAGCTCGACGGCATGGCCCGCATCGCGCTCTCCCCGTCCGAGTACCGGGAGTGGCATCGGAGCGACGAATCTGCTCGCCAGGGCCTCCTGTTCCAGTCCTGGACACGCAAGGAGGCGGTCCTCAAGGCGCTGGGTACGGGGCTGGCCGGCGACCTGCGGTCCGTGGCCACCCGACTGCCGAGGCGGGCCGGTGCGGCGGTGCGCGTGGAAGGACTGCCAAAGGAGGCCGGCGCGATCCCATGCTGGACCGTGCGCGATCTGGAGGTCGCCGCGGGGTACTCCGGATCCGTCGCCGTCCATGCACCGCGAGCACGGGTTCGCCAACGCCAGGTGTCTATAGGCGCATTGCTGTCGACCGTCGGTCCGCCGCCGGCTGCGGACCGGCCGGCAGGGGAGGGGGGCGGCTCGCGGCTGAAGCTGTTCTGTCTGCCCCCGGCCGGCAGCAACGCCGAAAGTTACCGTCTCTGGCACCCCCGGCTGCCCCGCGGTGTCGACGTCGTCCCGATCGACCTGCCCGGACACGGCACCAGGCTCCGCGAACCACTGATCGACGAGTGGGACGCGCTGGTCCGGGACTTGTCCGAGCGGCTCGTGCGGCAGATCGACGGGCCGTACGCGGTGCTGGGACACGGCCTTGGCGCCCTGCTGGCGTTCGAGGTCCTGCGAGCTCTTGCCGGACGCGCCGCCCCGCCCGAGTTGTTGGTCGTGGTGGGCCGGAACGGGCCCTCCGCCCCGCTGTCGTGCACCGCGGTCCATGAGCCGGCGAGCACATGCCTGCCTGGTCTCCCGCGCCTCGGCGACCTGCCGCACGCGACGGATGTGGCACGCATGTTTCGGCCGGAACTCCGTGCGGATCTGCGGCTCGCGGAGCGGTATGTACGCCGGTTCGGACCGCGCCTGTCCTGCCCCGTCCTGGCGGTCGCCGGGCGACAGGACCGGGCGGCCGACGGCGTGGGCATGGAGGTGTGGAGGCAGGAGACTGCCGGCGGCTGCGAGGCCGTGTGGGTCGACGGCGGTTGTTCCCTCCTGGAAGGAGGCGAGTTCATGTCCGTACTGAACGCCCGTCTGGCCCGCCTCAAGGGACTGATCCCGGCGCCCAGCGGGTACGTCAGAGGCGATCAGTGA